One stretch of Astatotilapia calliptera chromosome 3, fAstCal1.2, whole genome shotgun sequence DNA includes these proteins:
- the LOC113015602 gene encoding RPA-related protein RADX-like codes for MYYGRTDRNCECPYKAVLEVNDRTGNVWVVLWNSVCVSWYRCLKPGDIISLRRYRVKQHYQAELNDIEISVNSRNPAAQISVLQESTVSPDYLPPAPTYSFYNRYMILFAHEDSTQTLRAVFPKLFEPRMRHVIERLWHVGPVGGLVEHFEPRY; via the exons ATGTATTACGGGAGAACAGACCGGAACTGTGAGTGTCCTTATAAGG CGGTGCTGGAGGTGAACGATCGGACAGGAAATGTGTGGGTGGTGTTGTGGAACAGTGTATGTGTCAGCTGGTACCGCTGCCTCAAGCCCGGTGACATCATCAGCCTGAGACGCTATCGAGTCAAACAGCATTACCAGGCTGAGCTCAACGACATAG AGATCAGTGTGAACAGCAGAAATCCTGCTGCACAGATTTCTGTCCTCCAAGAATCCACTGTTTCACCTGACTATCTTCCCCCTGCACCCACCTACAGCTTCTACAACAGGTACATGATCCTGTTTGCACATGAGGACTCTACTCAAACCCTTAGAGCAGTGTTTCCcaaactctttgagccacg tatgcgtcacgtgatagagcgacTGTGGCATgtgggacctgtcggtggtctggttgagcattttGAGCCTCGCTACTAA
- the LOC113015610 gene encoding uncharacterized protein LOC113015610, whose product MEEKLISAVANHPELYDASSYFYRDRNKKDLAWRHISEEIGQPEDICRRKWKSLRDTYNKEKRSEKEKRSGSAAGSGRRWKFFAVMGFLDPFLTPRETSGNMVRTVENFSPEDQGQPEEAAGECQSEESSYHAAESSPVASPDSPVPGPSTPAAAPTGPQRRRARRRSREGSQDGPSAVELAILESLKRPRPSATEYFLLGLVHALESMPPQTREFVKFQIHKLVFDNSTAVLNLETLDPNDQ is encoded by the exons ATGgaggaaaagctgatcagcGCCGTGGCTAACCACCCCGAGCTATATGATGCCAGCTCCTATTTctaccgagacaggaataaaaaggacctaGCTTGGAGACACATAAGTGAggagatcgggcaacctg AGGACATCTGCAGGAGAAAGTGGAAGAGCCTCAGGGACACCTATAATAAGGAGAAGAGGtcagagaaggagaagaggagtgGGTCTGCAGCAGGATCGGGGAGGAGATGGAAGTTCTTCGCGGTCATGGGGTTTCTGGACCCCTTCCTCACCCCGCGGGAGACCAGCGGAAATATGGTGCGGACCGTGGAGAACTTCTCCCCCGAGGACCAGGGACAGCCCGAAGAGGCAGCAGGGGAGTGTCAGTCAGAAG AGTCAAGTTATCATGCAGCAGAGTCCTCCCCTGTTGCTTCTCCTGACTCCCCAGTCCCTGGTCCCTccactcctgctgctgcacccacag gcccacagaggaggagagctCGAAGGCGGTCGAGGGAAGGGTCCCAGGATggtccatcggcggtggagctggcTATCCTGGAGTCCCTAAAGAGGCCACGCCCGTCTGCAACAGAGTATTTCCTCCTCGGCCTTGTTCATGCTCTGGAGAGCATGCCGCCTCAGACACGAGAATTCGTGAAATTCCAAATTCATAAATTAGTTTTTGACAACAGCACAGCTGTGCTAAATTTGGAAACATTGGACCCTAATGATCAGTAG